The following is a genomic window from Mustela lutreola isolate mMusLut2 chromosome 5, mMusLut2.pri, whole genome shotgun sequence.
GTGGGGTTGGGTCTAGGAGAGCCGGTCATCTGCATGGGCTGTTCCCGGCTTCACAGTGTGGCCCTCATGCCCAGctcccttccccaacccccaggTAATCAAGGCCGGGGTGGAGACCACATGCAAGTGCCACGGAGTATCGGGCTCCTGCACCGTGCGGACATGCTGGCGGCAGCTGGCGCCCTTCCACGAAGTGGGCAAACGCCTAAAACACAAGTACGAGACGGCACTCAAGGTGGGCAGCACCACCAACGAGGCCACGGGCGAAGCCGGCGCCATCTCTCCGCCTCGGGGCCGGGCGGCAGGGACAGGTGGCGGCGACCCACTGCCCCGCACACCAGAGCTCGTGCACCTGGATGACTCGCCCAGCTTCTGCCTGGCCAGCCGTTTCTCTCCGGGGACCGCCGGTCGCAGGTGCCACCGGGAGAAGAACTGTGAGAGCATCTGCTGTGGGCGTGGCCACAACACACAGAGTCGGGTGGTGACCCGGCCCTGCCAGTGCCAGGTTCGCTGGTGCTGCTACGTGGAGTGTAGGCAGTGCACACAGCGTGAGGAGGTCTACACCTGCAAGGGCTGAGCTCCCAGTCCGGCCCGGCCTGGCTGGTGCAGGGTAGAGGCTGTGCGTGCAGCATTGGGTGTCTGCACTTGCAGGGGCTGAGCCCCCGGTCAGACCCAGCCCGGCTGCTGTAGGGTAGAGGCTGTGCGTGCAGCGCGGAGGTGTCTACATCTGCAGGGGCTGAGCCCCCGGTCTGGCCTGGCCcagctgctgcagggtggaggttGTGCGTACCGGGTGAGGGGTCTGCAACTGCAGGGGCAGAGCCCATGGGCTGTGGCCCTCAGCGCACTTGGCACATGGTGGCAGGAGCCCAGACATTGGCTGACTTGGCTGTCTATGCCCTTTGTCCCCCCTCCAGAGTCCCAGAGGTGGGGAGTGGCCCTGGTCTGGCCCCTGCATCCCCTttgtccacccccaccccctgacctGAGAGCATTGTACAATGCTTTCCAAACTCTGTCCATCCCTAAGAGGCCAGTTACTGCAGAGCGACGACCCTCGCTGCTCTGGGCTCCCTCGAAGGAGCAGCAGGTGCACCTTTGTGGCCACACAGGGTCCCTGTGCGGCTGCCTGTGGGCTGTCCTGCTCCACCACTGGCTTAGAGAGTCAAACCACTAGGAGAGAGACAGCCCAGCCACCCACGTATACGGGGGTGGGGCGGTTCCCTCCGGTCCCCTCTGACATGGAGCGCTTCTCTCGGGAGTGATAGCGgtgacttttaaattattttaatttaactaatatataattattacttGTCCATCCCTACCCTGTCTCAGGCTGCGGCTCCCCCTACTCCTGGCGGAGCCCGGTCTGGAAggcccctttcctcccttcccctggtgTCTCCTGCTAACCTCTTTGCCTGATCTGCTTTGTTGTTTGAAACCACTAAATCAAGAAGgatgttgctgttgttgtttttcaagtaGTAAAGCAGGTTGTGTCTGGTCACTGCCTTCAGGGCTTCTGGGAGCCGGATGTCTGTAGCCAGGCTTGCTGCCCGCGGTGAGACTGTCCTGGGAGTTGGGCGGACCCTGCTCTGGGCGACTTCGGGCATTCAGCCCTGCACTCCAGGCCTTCCTATGTAGGTTTGGAGGCCACGGGTGGCCAAGGATGGCCTGCCCTCCCTTCAGGGGTGGgcatggcagagggaaaggatagCCCCTGGGAGGGTCCTTTCATAGCTTGCTTTGTGTTACTGCAGGAGAAGGCAGTGGATGGTGACAATCTGGGGCTAAGACTTGGCAAGCCGCAGGCTGTTCTCCTTGGCCATGCTATTGTCTTTGcagggaaggaaaacagatgGACTACACTGATCTGGTTTGgtttgagtgtgtgtgcatgtgggcatGAGTGTATATATGTGCATGAATGCGCACGTGCATGTGAAGTGTACATGTGCATGAAGGCACCTGCATGTCTCTGTGTgttgtgtgcacgtgtgtgacACGTGTTATGCATGTGCACGAGTGTGCCTGTGAGCACATGGGTGCATATGTGCTGTGTGCTACATGCATGTGTGTAGGCATGTGTGTTTGTGAACATGTGCATCTGTGGTACA
Proteins encoded in this region:
- the WNT9A gene encoding protein Wnt-9a isoform X3 — protein: MCRRDPGVAETLVEAVSMSALECQYQFRFERWNCTLEGRYRASLLKRGFKETAFLYAISSAGLTHALAKACSAGRMERCTCDEAPDLENREAWQWGGCGDNLKYSSKFVKEFLGRRSSKDLRARVDFHNNLVGVKVIKAGVETTCKCHGVSGSCTVRTCWRQLAPFHEVGKRLKHKYETALKVGSTTNEATGEAGAISPPRGRAAGTGGGDPLPRTPELVHLDDSPSFCLASRFSPGTAGRRCHREKNCESICCGRGHNTQSRVVTRPCQCQVRWCCYVECRQCTQREEVYTCKG